The genomic region tgagatgacagactgaatcccttcccacattcggagCAGATGAAcgacctctctccagtgtgaactcgttggtgtacCTTCAATTCGGATGAgcaagagaatcccttcccacagtctaagcatgtgaacggcctctccccagtgtgaactcgctggtgtaccttcagatgagatgaccgagtgaatcgcttcccacagtctgagcaggtgaacggcctctctccagtgtgaactcgctgatgtagcttcagttcagatgagcgagtgaatcccttcccacagtctgagcaggtgaacggcctctctccagtgtgaactcgctgatgtaccttaagtttagatgagcaagtgaatcccttcccacagtccgagcaggtgaacggccgctccccagtgtgaactctctgatgtaccttcagttgagatgactgagtgaatcccttcccacagtctgaacaggtgaacggccactccccagtgtgcactgactggtgtctcagtagctgagatgacaaagtgaatccctccccacagtacgAGCAGATAAATGGCCTCTCCCCcgtgtgaactgacctgtgtgcttgtaggtgagatgactgagtgaatctcttcccacagtccaagcagttgaacggccgctccctggtgtgaacccgctggtgagccattagggcggatgaccgagtgaatcccttcccacatgctgagcaggtgtatggcttctccccagtgtgagctaACTGGTGTCTCAGCAGCTGAGTCGacaaaatgaatcccttcccacagtatgAACAGgtaaacagcctctccccagtgtgaactgacctgtgtgctcgtaggtgggctgactgagtgaatctcttcccacagtctgagcaggtgaatggcctctccccagtgtgaacttgcagatgtaccttcagtttagatgactgagtgaatcccttcccacagtctgagcaggtgaacggccgctccccagtgtgaactctctgatgtaccttcagttcagatgactgagtgaatcccttcccacagtctgaacaggtgaaaggccgctccccagtgtgtactctctgatgtaccttcagttttgaTGAGcagctgaatcccttcccacagtccgagcaggtgaacggcctctccccagtgtgaactcgttggtgagccattagggtgcatgacttagtgaatcccttcccacagtccgagcaggtgaacggcctctccccagtgtgaactcgttggtgagccattagggtggatgacttagtgaatcccttcccacagtctgagcaggtgaacggccgcaccccagtgtgaattcgttggtgagccattagggtggatgaattagtgaatcccttcacacaatctgagcaggtgaaaggcctctgcccagtgtgaactgactggtttgTCCACAGGAGGGAAGACctactgaatcccttctcacacagagaacaagtgaatggccttgtcccagtgtgaacttgttgaTGTCCCTTTAGTTGAAATATCCGACTGAATCCATTCACaccgtctgagcagatgaatgggaatCGCCTGTTTAAAATGACAGgcatgccagttggtcagatgttAGAGTGAAACCCTCCCCACAgcctgagcaggaaggatgatcgagtgaatcccttgctccacttcttaaatatctgcacagagacagcaaaactggtatgGTGTGTTTTAGATTCCCGTAGAGAAATTTCTTGTCAtttgtaacctgtaaaaagattaacAAAAtgcatcagtgggtgaaggacaacatttcagatgagatcacaggAGTTGTCAAGCTGTGAACTGGCATCACacagttacagtgaagttcaacacatgttggagagagaaatcatcatctaactgggcacagtgctggtatctggaatgaccatcaaactctctgatgttcTTCCTATCTCTATAAGAGAggagc from Hemitrygon akajei unplaced genomic scaffold, sHemAka1.3 Scf000208, whole genome shotgun sequence harbors:
- the LOC140724412 gene encoding uncharacterized protein, which gives rise to MPVILNRRFPFICSDGVNGFSRIFQLKGHQQVHTGTRPFTCSLCEKGFSRSSLLWTNQSVHTGQRPFTCSDCVKGFTNSSTLMAHQRIHTGVRPFTCSDCGKGFTKSSTLMAHQRVHTGERPFTCSDCGKGFTKSCTLMAHQRVHTGERPFTCSDCGKGFSCSSKLKVHQRVHTGERPFTCSDCGKGFTQSSELKVHQRVHTGERPFTCSDCGKGFTQSSKLKVHLQVHTGERPFTCSDCGKRFTQSAHLRAHRSVHTGERLFTCSYCGKGFILSTQLLRHQLAHTGEKPYTCSACGKGFTRSSALMAHQRVHTRERPFNCLDCGKRFTQSSHLQAHRSVHTGERPFICSYCGEGFTLSSQLLRHQSVHTGEWPFTCSDCGKGFTQSSQLKVHQRVHTGERPFTCSDCGKGFTCSSKLKVHQRVHTGERPFTCSDCGKGFTRSSELKLHQRVHTGERPFTCSDCGKRFTRSSHLKVHQRVHTGERPFTCLDCGKGFSCSSELKVHQRVHTGERSFICSECGKGFSLSSHLLRHQRVHTGEKPFTCSDSGKYSLPHLN